TTTTATCAAGACTTCCATTGGAAAGAGCTACTGTAAGAAATTTCTAACACCTTTCAGCCTTAGTTTAATGGTGTATTTCTATTTTAGCGTATGCATAAATACACATATTGTTGGGATTTGACTTCTCCAGCATTATCTTCTTCTTTTTGAGGTCTATGGATCTTTCTAGTTTCGTGTTTTGGACAAATTTAGCTACACATACGTATTTGCGTCAGGCGATATCATAATAAATCTTGTTCCATCACTGCAATAACCAACTAAATTAAAATGCTAGgtgattatttaaaatgaaacaaaaggaATTTAAAATGCTTAACCATATTTAGATTCCATAATTTACATGGTTTCTAAATTATAACATCCCATTATgttttcccataatttttaagTCACAAAACACAACTTAAAGATCATAACCCatacatcaataaaatatttacctttggAGATTAACAATGGACACACCAGCTTTAATCATCATACTACAAGAAGTTTATCTCATGTAGCCTTTCAGTCATGTACAGGAAAAAACTTTCTCACTAAGCCCTCCCATTTAACCCTGTAAGAGAGTAGCAACAACTTGAAATTCTTTTTGTACCACTCAACATTGTATTTACGATGTACTTCCCAGTTTTTGTCTAGGAAATCTTTATAAAACGTGGACATTTCTTTCGTAGTCAAAGCGTTCTTCTCAGTTGATCCTGTTTCGTTCCTCAGCGCCGACCTTTGAATATATTCTTGCTTTTGCTAGAAATTTagaaatcacaaaaattattaagGAACATCCTAATAATGTACACTTAATGGAAGCACCATGAGATATCCAAAATACATCAAGTTGAAATAGATTACCttgtaaaagttattattatgatGCCACCAAAAGTTTTGATTCCATTTTTGCACCTCTTCCCTCTGAAGTCTAAGTTTCTTCTCGAGTGGAGATTCTTTGTCTGAGATTTTGAACACTACAGGCCGTAAGTTAGACACAGGATCTGCAGGCCCTATTAAatcagtgtttatttttttggggttgTTCATACCACTAGTCATTGAAATTGAGCGGTTTACGttaaatttgattgaagaaagcaactgaaaaggatataaaaataacTCATCCACATAAAATGCATTGAATACTCAACTCTCATTTAATAGCTTTCAATCCTTACCCAGCTGCGACCTTTGACCCTCCAAAACAGAGAGCTCATGTTGACTCGTTTTGGGGCAACGTTATCATATGCCCTTGGTCACTGAAATTTCTAAGATTCGCATTTACCGCCAGTTACGTTCTACGATAGCTGAAAGAAGTAAACATAGCATGGCAGAGACAAGCTAGATGACTTGATAACACTCAGGCAAGTTAAATAATGTTATGCACACATAGTTTTGCAACTGATTACCTTCAGATATGGGCACTCGATGCTCAGCAAcaagaaatcgcaatcaatgcgtcaGCAGACGACTCATGAACTCCGCGGAGATAACTCCGCGGGCCGATCATTTTGCAGAAAGTTTTGTGGTTTTGCGCTTCGTGGTTGTCAACACGAAAGAAGCGAAAACGCGAAAAGTGGGAGTGGGAGGCTGCGAATGTTTGGGTGTGGAGGGAGCAAGAGCTAATGCAAGTGTTTAAGTATTAGCTGTTGTTGATCTGTTTTCAATCATATATATTCTTCTGCTTATGTTGAAGATCGTCGAAACAGTGCCTATTCAATTGCTCTCATTTCAGGCGGCTTAGTAGGTGGTGACAATTGAGAAGTCTATTATGTAATGGGTATTTATTATGCGAATGTGATCCGGCCGCAAGGGATTCACATTGATTGACAAATGAATCCCAATTGCTATTCGAGTTGAAGCGTATAGTTTGTGGATGTTCGTTTGAATTTCCCTG
This genomic interval from Ischnura elegans chromosome 5, ioIscEleg1.1, whole genome shotgun sequence contains the following:
- the LOC124159103 gene encoding COA8 family protein CG14806, mitochondrial, encoding MSSLFWRVKGRSWLLSSIKFNVNRSISMTSGMNNPKKINTDLIGPADPVSNLRPVVFKISDKESPLEKKLRLQREEVQKWNQNFWWHHNNNFYKQKQEYIQRSALRNETGSTEKNALTTKEMSTFYKDFLDKNWEVHRKYNVEWYKKNFKLLLLSYRVKWEGLVRKFFPVHD